In a genomic window of Thiosocius teredinicola:
- a CDS encoding ATP-grasp domain-containing protein, with amino-acid sequence MNLLIPSVGNKRYLARRMRDAMQSRGGKLIVADMDSNAPAVEFADAFVTLPPFGHAAYWSDVDAALEDLDIVAVLPVREAELAGWAERADNNALDARLLLSDMSALGCCHDKFALYRRAAEVGVDCPAWLPWSGNGDEIESLGFPAVIKPRFGAGSRDVTIVRSLAELPAATRGLLAQRMVDGPEVSVDCYVDDQGIPQAFCARRRDRVVAGECIEGTVIDAPHLVAACKRLANAMLFRGIVNMQFIDSEDGPLLIDVNPRVPGVSR; translated from the coding sequence GTGAATCTGTTGATCCCCAGTGTCGGCAACAAACGTTATCTCGCGCGTCGGATGCGCGATGCCATGCAATCGCGAGGTGGCAAACTGATTGTTGCCGACATGGATTCCAATGCCCCGGCAGTCGAGTTCGCGGATGCGTTCGTAACGCTGCCGCCTTTCGGTCATGCAGCCTACTGGTCAGACGTCGATGCCGCGCTCGAAGACCTGGATATCGTTGCCGTGCTGCCTGTCAGGGAAGCAGAGCTTGCAGGCTGGGCAGAGCGAGCCGACAACAACGCGCTCGATGCGCGGTTGTTGCTGTCTGATATGTCGGCCCTGGGCTGCTGTCACGACAAGTTTGCACTCTACCGGCGTGCGGCAGAGGTCGGTGTCGATTGTCCGGCGTGGCTGCCTTGGTCGGGCAACGGAGACGAGATCGAATCGTTGGGATTTCCCGCCGTGATCAAGCCCAGGTTCGGCGCCGGCTCCAGAGACGTTACGATCGTTCGCAGCCTTGCGGAGCTCCCTGCCGCGACGCGAGGTCTGTTGGCGCAGCGCATGGTCGATGGCCCTGAAGTCAGCGTCGATTGCTATGTAGACGATCAAGGCATACCGCAGGCGTTCTGCGCGCGTCGCCGCGATCGGGTGGTCGCGGGGGAGTGTATCGAGGGAACCGTCATCGATGCGCCGCACCTGGTGGCGGCATGCAAACGGTTGGCGAACGCCATGCTGTTTCGCGGTATCGTCAATATGCAGTTCATCGACAGCGAAGATGGCCCGCTGTTGATCGACGTGAATCCGCGCGTACCGGGGGTATCGCGATAA